A stretch of the Bordetella genomosp. 8 genome encodes the following:
- a CDS encoding type II secretion system protein GspD, translating to MTVFRIAAGILALSALAGCSALQSTQHIADFADAQGGSGRDAVKQFKEQAQDADRAKGQVVGLPWIAGRAQPLARDVSLPPALRANVNTTLLFAGGAVDLTTLADRIQAATGILTQVAPDALLPRDYFLPRLGGENPVNASVATPTTTDVLVPALVPIPESDRVSGPALPAGAARVKMDPLPPGQAPLASILDSIALRLGVYWRYDYKVGAIRFYRTQTRTFYVRALGLTSESSLELGLTGSGSSNSSSGQFATQSRSKFSATGQAKPVDAILTKVSQFLTRAGVVKAGDGAANSIVVTDTKDALDHVSTFLDQENRIMSRRVRLVFEEITVQRDHTSQAGIDWHLIYNSLGRANAATATGVATQMDSAQAPGSVGATVGSGPFAGTGVLMSALSQIGTVVRHTTIPILARNRRPATYATSETFSYVKDLQQTQSTSDTSAPTVTVTQDEKTVGTFLTVVPDAQDDGRVLLTISYNDTRLIGGLQKQEFGSPDNPSFIQQTDIGGQGVVQEVELQPGLPAVIGGYAQSAGNSTRRRLDDRAPIALGGSDSAEKKDLLTVLAVSAIPEEGF from the coding sequence ATGACAGTCTTCCGTATCGCCGCCGGCATCCTCGCGCTCTCCGCGCTGGCAGGCTGCTCAGCGCTCCAATCCACGCAGCACATCGCCGACTTCGCCGACGCGCAGGGCGGATCCGGACGCGACGCCGTCAAGCAATTCAAGGAGCAGGCCCAAGACGCCGACCGCGCCAAGGGCCAGGTCGTCGGCCTGCCGTGGATCGCCGGCCGCGCGCAGCCGCTGGCCCGTGACGTGTCGCTTCCCCCGGCGCTGCGCGCCAATGTGAACACCACACTGCTTTTTGCCGGGGGCGCGGTCGACCTCACCACGCTGGCCGACCGGATCCAGGCTGCCACCGGAATCCTGACCCAGGTCGCGCCCGATGCCCTGCTGCCCCGTGACTATTTCCTGCCCCGCCTGGGTGGCGAGAACCCCGTCAACGCATCGGTCGCGACGCCGACGACGACGGATGTTTTGGTGCCGGCACTTGTGCCCATCCCCGAGAGCGATCGCGTCTCGGGTCCCGCCCTGCCCGCCGGCGCGGCACGGGTCAAGATGGATCCGCTGCCCCCCGGCCAGGCGCCGCTTGCCTCGATACTGGATTCCATCGCCTTGCGGCTGGGAGTCTACTGGCGGTACGACTACAAGGTCGGCGCGATCCGCTTCTACCGGACGCAGACGCGCACGTTCTACGTCCGTGCGTTGGGCCTGACCTCGGAATCGAGCCTGGAGCTCGGTCTCACGGGGTCCGGCTCATCGAACAGCTCCAGCGGCCAATTCGCCACCCAAAGCCGCTCCAAGTTCTCCGCGACCGGCCAGGCCAAGCCTGTCGACGCCATCCTGACCAAAGTCAGCCAGTTCCTGACCCGGGCCGGTGTCGTCAAGGCGGGCGACGGCGCCGCCAATAGCATCGTCGTCACCGATACCAAGGATGCGCTTGATCATGTGTCCACCTTCCTGGACCAGGAGAACCGCATCATGTCGCGGCGCGTCCGCCTGGTCTTCGAAGAGATCACCGTCCAACGCGATCACACCTCGCAGGCTGGCATCGACTGGCATCTGATCTACAACAGCCTGGGCCGCGCGAACGCGGCAACGGCCACCGGCGTCGCCACCCAGATGGACAGCGCTCAGGCGCCAGGCAGCGTCGGCGCCACGGTTGGAAGCGGGCCTTTCGCGGGGACGGGCGTGCTGATGAGCGCGCTCTCCCAAATCGGCACGGTGGTGCGTCATACGACCATCCCGATCCTCGCCCGCAACCGCAGGCCAGCCACCTACGCCACCAGCGAGACGTTCAGCTACGTGAAGGACCTGCAGCAGACGCAAAGCACGTCCGACACGTCGGCACCGACCGTCACCGTGACGCAGGACGAGAAGACTGTGGGAACCTTCCTCACCGTCGTCCCCGATGCGCAGGACGATGGCCGCGTCCTGCTGACCATCTCGTACAACGACACGCGGCTGATCGGCGGACTGCAGAAGCAGGAGTTCGGCTCGCCCGATAACCCGTCTTTCATTCAGCAGACAGACATCGGCGGACAGGGCGTGGTCCAGGAAGTCGAACTGCAACCCGGTCTGCCGGCAGTCATCGGCGGCTACGCGCAGTCGGCCGGCAATTCGACCCGGCGCCGCCTGGATGACCGCGCGCCCATCGCTCTGGGCGGCTCGGACTCGGCCGAGAAGAAGGATCTGCTCACGGTGCTGGCCGTGAGCGCCATTCCCGAAGAAGGATTCTGA
- a CDS encoding ATPase, T2SS/T4P/T4SS family produces MKSLLRKYFPLFFDQGGTEHASTFLAESPARVVSQDEERPADEPAGDLGSMADLAGIDPPFRTLKVDWSGPDAAVTACVAELEGQQYAVLAKRGHLDTDIFRAVLARARQASKAGHPIAVYTVDPVVLLTLVRERMDGKDLVAYHNGSGGRSAVRTGFHDLVAWAVRHQAGDLHLHINSNSAISKVSATIDGQYVTPPNLSMPTKRMIEMVSVAWQDVHGGNGVVFDVAQEQQGRLYEVVDDHSYMLRWGSFVADTGPSITLRILDLSAKVESVDLQRLGYLPSQIEQLERAMQSKGGGVVMGGVPGSGKTTTLGQLICGLPDTRKIMSIEDPVELRIPNALQASISRSLDGSDNAAYQAKLMALKRSSASDVLLGEIRDKLSGLAFQDIIQSGSNGYTTVHVGSVMSIPHRLASVQIGIPWDVLGSPGMLKLLCYQTLLPVLCKCALPSAALLEGAADSIGIHRCGAWWKVYLDRIERLYGIGQDRVHIRNPQGCEHCRRKGLPQLFGYAGRTVAAEIFEPGMDMEALLAIKAGNELRLHQIYRAARTTPFDDPDMTGKNAMECAVYKMSLGVIDPRDIEPHFVTFSSLDGKDRTE; encoded by the coding sequence GTGAAATCCCTGCTACGGAAGTACTTCCCGCTCTTCTTCGATCAGGGCGGCACCGAACACGCCAGCACATTCCTGGCGGAGAGTCCGGCCCGCGTCGTCAGCCAGGATGAAGAAAGGCCCGCGGACGAGCCGGCCGGCGACCTGGGCTCCATGGCGGACCTCGCCGGCATCGACCCGCCCTTTCGGACGCTGAAGGTCGACTGGTCCGGCCCGGATGCGGCGGTGACTGCCTGCGTGGCCGAGCTCGAAGGGCAGCAATACGCGGTGCTCGCCAAGCGCGGCCACCTGGACACGGACATCTTTCGCGCCGTACTCGCGCGCGCCCGGCAGGCCAGCAAGGCCGGCCACCCGATCGCGGTGTATACGGTGGATCCCGTCGTGCTGCTCACCCTCGTGCGCGAACGCATGGACGGCAAGGATCTGGTCGCTTACCACAACGGTTCAGGCGGACGCTCGGCGGTACGCACGGGCTTTCACGACCTGGTCGCCTGGGCTGTGCGTCATCAGGCGGGCGACCTGCATCTGCATATCAACAGCAACAGCGCCATTTCCAAGGTCAGCGCCACTATCGACGGCCAGTACGTGACACCGCCCAATCTGTCCATGCCGACCAAGCGGATGATCGAGATGGTGAGCGTCGCCTGGCAGGATGTGCATGGCGGCAATGGCGTCGTCTTCGACGTGGCCCAGGAGCAGCAAGGCAGGCTGTATGAAGTCGTGGACGATCACAGCTACATGCTGCGCTGGGGCTCGTTTGTCGCTGACACGGGGCCCTCGATCACGCTGCGTATCCTGGACCTCTCGGCGAAGGTGGAGTCCGTCGACCTGCAGCGGCTGGGCTACTTGCCCAGCCAGATCGAGCAGCTCGAGCGCGCCATGCAGAGCAAAGGCGGCGGCGTCGTCATGGGCGGCGTGCCCGGCTCAGGCAAAACCACCACGCTCGGGCAACTGATCTGCGGCCTGCCGGATACGCGCAAGATCATGTCCATCGAGGATCCTGTGGAACTTCGGATCCCCAATGCCCTGCAGGCCAGTATCTCGCGCAGCCTGGACGGGTCGGACAACGCGGCGTACCAGGCGAAGCTGATGGCCCTGAAGCGCTCGTCAGCCAGCGACGTGCTGCTGGGAGAGATCCGCGACAAGCTGAGTGGCCTGGCATTCCAGGACATCATCCAGTCAGGCAGCAACGGCTACACCACGGTCCACGTCGGCAGCGTCATGTCGATTCCGCACCGTCTGGCATCCGTCCAGATCGGCATACCCTGGGATGTGCTGGGCTCGCCCGGGATGCTTAAGCTCCTGTGCTACCAGACGCTGCTCCCCGTCCTGTGCAAATGCGCGCTGCCGTCTGCGGCACTCCTGGAGGGCGCGGCCGACAGCATCGGCATCCACCGCTGCGGGGCCTGGTGGAAGGTCTACCTGGACCGCATCGAGCGCCTGTACGGGATCGGCCAGGACCGGGTCCACATCCGCAACCCGCAGGGCTGCGAACACTGCCGGCGCAAAGGGCTGCCACAACTCTTCGGGTACGCCGGCCGGACCGTGGCGGCCGAGATCTTCGAGCCGGGCATGGATATGGAAGCGCTCCTTGCCATCAAGGCGGGCAATGAACTGAGACTGCACCAGATCTACCGGGCGGCCCGCACCACGCCCTTCGACGATCCCGACATGACGGGCAAGAACGCCATGGAATGCGCGGTCTACAAGATGAGCCTGGGTGTGATTGATCCGCGGGACATCGAGCCGCATTTCGTCACGTTCTCGTCTCTGGACGGCAAGGACCGAACCGAATGA
- a CDS encoding type 4 pilus major pilin: protein MRPTQSKNLRGRTLARRPSKYHQLGFLSLGEVALVLVIIIIAAVIGLPAIKGMLIEMRVPAVADELQRFMSRTRVLGEGDSVTPYAAVSNEQNLVPALRDSSVFKVTDTTVSHRLGGSGVGTDGTISLAPAALGGGAMGSAFSLTLTNVNIKACPVLASTLNAVSETMSVNGTTVKALGDNNDTGSYNPVTAQNLCTKGDSNTFVFATR from the coding sequence ATGAGGCCCACGCAGTCCAAGAATCTCCGCGGGCGCACCCTTGCCCGCCGTCCCTCGAAGTACCATCAACTCGGCTTCCTGTCCCTGGGCGAGGTGGCGCTCGTCCTGGTCATCATCATCATCGCCGCAGTGATCGGCCTGCCTGCCATCAAAGGCATGCTGATCGAGATGCGCGTGCCGGCGGTGGCCGACGAGCTGCAGCGCTTCATGTCCCGCACCCGCGTGCTGGGCGAAGGCGATTCGGTCACGCCCTACGCCGCCGTCAGCAACGAGCAGAACCTCGTCCCCGCGCTGCGGGATTCCTCGGTGTTCAAAGTCACGGACACGACGGTCTCGCACCGCCTGGGCGGCAGTGGCGTGGGAACCGACGGCACGATCTCCCTGGCGCCGGCCGCCCTGGGCGGCGGCGCGATGGGTAGCGCCTTCTCGCTGACGCTCACCAACGTCAACATCAAGGCCTGCCCCGTCCTGGCCTCCACGCTGAACGCGGTATCGGAAACGATGAGCGTGAACGGCACGACCGTCAAAGCCCTGGGGGACAACAACGACACCGGCAGCTACAACCCCGTCACGGCGCAGAATCTGTGCACGAAGGGGGACTCCAACACCTTCGTCTTCGCCACGAGGTAA
- a CDS encoding TrbM/KikA/MpfK family conjugal transfer protein: MQAFLQRLMAFFILTVVPGLYPALAQTPDMDVDLLTGDTRLACEALLCLSSGKRPDECDPALSRYFGINKKKLSDTLDARRDFLKQCPASNDSKEMSDLVQAISNGAGRCDAKYLNSALAVSTGHGGDYGSGPTYISNQIPGYCTLYVGNAYTDLGDTLPRYVGTPEEGGYWVEARDYDSELTKYEQALADRQAQQESSSGGN, encoded by the coding sequence ATGCAAGCCTTTCTGCAACGCCTTATGGCATTCTTCATTCTCACCGTCGTGCCGGGCCTGTATCCCGCTCTGGCGCAGACGCCCGACATGGACGTCGATCTTCTGACCGGCGATACCCGTCTGGCTTGCGAGGCGCTGCTCTGCCTTTCCAGCGGCAAACGGCCCGATGAGTGTGACCCGGCACTGTCCCGATACTTCGGAATCAACAAGAAGAAGCTCTCCGACACCTTGGACGCGCGCCGGGATTTTTTGAAGCAATGTCCGGCATCCAACGACTCGAAGGAAATGAGCGACCTGGTCCAGGCAATCTCGAACGGCGCGGGCCGCTGCGACGCCAAGTACCTGAACTCCGCGCTCGCTGTCAGTACCGGCCATGGCGGCGACTATGGGTCTGGGCCGACGTACATTTCCAACCAGATACCGGGCTACTGCACGCTTTATGTCGGCAACGCTTACACCGATCTCGGCGATACGCTGCCGCGCTACGTCGGCACGCCTGAAGAAGGCGGATATTGGGTGGAAGCCAGGGACTACGACAGCGAACTGACCAAGTACGAGCAGGCGCTGGCCGACCGACAAGCGCAGCAAGAAAGCTCGTCCGGCGGGAATTGA
- a CDS encoding lytic transglycosylase domain-containing protein, which produces MDFPTLARACAPAVHISTLSAVVRHESGFDPLVIGVNASPHRNIRPKSRQEAINVVRDLIRQGANFDVGYGQINVRNWKWLGVTPESIFDPCTNLAAAQRVLVDCYQRAARQYGAGQLTLYAAFSCYNTGNLTDGFSNGYVSQVIAGAGLPVPPIARVPVPTSVPVPAPAAETGVKDGGAASAAQPGAFASPRADAFEAPRQDAFGKPAPRVFGRPVPAGRSQAPSPPGQVFSR; this is translated from the coding sequence ATGGACTTTCCCACGCTCGCCCGCGCCTGCGCGCCGGCCGTCCACATCTCGACGCTGAGCGCCGTGGTCCGGCACGAATCCGGCTTCGATCCGCTGGTGATCGGCGTGAATGCCTCGCCGCACCGAAACATCCGCCCGAAATCCCGCCAGGAAGCAATCAACGTCGTTCGGGATCTGATCCGCCAGGGCGCCAACTTCGACGTCGGCTACGGACAGATCAACGTGCGCAACTGGAAATGGCTGGGAGTCACCCCCGAATCCATCTTCGACCCGTGCACGAATCTGGCCGCTGCCCAGCGGGTTCTCGTCGATTGCTACCAGCGCGCGGCCAGGCAGTACGGGGCCGGCCAGCTGACGCTGTACGCGGCCTTCAGCTGCTACAACACGGGCAACCTGACCGATGGATTCTCCAACGGCTATGTCAGCCAGGTCATTGCCGGCGCGGGACTCCCCGTGCCGCCCATCGCCAGGGTGCCCGTCCCTACTTCTGTACCTGTTCCTGCTCCCGCCGCCGAGACCGGCGTCAAAGACGGCGGGGCGGCGTCGGCCGCGCAGCCCGGGGCATTCGCCTCGCCACGCGCCGACGCCTTCGAAGCGCCTCGGCAGGATGCCTTCGGGAAACCTGCGCCGCGCGTTTTTGGCAGGCCCGTCCCCGCGGGCCGGTCGCAGGCCCCGAGTCCCCCCGGCCAGGTGTTTAGCCGCTAA
- a CDS encoding TrbC/VirB2 family protein, with protein sequence MRSSTLLLVLTAALTVAALLGAPAPAMAQGLEKATSDAQNINDWLWIIIPVICLSAGGIVGLLYSMDIIRKDTMYQWVGGVIFAGAVAGGIIKVVFG encoded by the coding sequence ATGCGTTCCTCCACCCTACTGCTTGTTCTGACCGCCGCCCTAACCGTCGCGGCGCTCCTCGGCGCCCCCGCTCCTGCAATGGCCCAGGGCCTGGAGAAAGCGACCAGCGACGCGCAGAACATCAACGACTGGCTCTGGATCATCATCCCCGTCATCTGCCTGTCCGCCGGCGGAATCGTCGGCCTGCTCTACTCGATGGACATCATCCGCAAAGACACCATGTACCAGTGGGTGGGCGGCGTGATCTTCGCGGGCGCCGTTGCCGGCGGCATCATCAAGGTGGTGTTCGGATGA
- a CDS encoding type IV secretion system protein VirB3: protein MKRPANQNRQEPQPLVAASSVPANHYPLFKGATRVATIKGGVPTRAFVGLVMLVVIVAMFTLYGWLLFPILYPVMAVISRQDDRAFWTWELWLKTKALAPNRRYWGAVSYSPLAYSPRRPWARWASQRYR from the coding sequence ATGAAACGTCCGGCAAACCAGAATCGCCAGGAGCCGCAGCCGCTCGTCGCCGCGTCCTCTGTCCCGGCCAACCATTACCCGCTTTTCAAGGGTGCGACCCGGGTCGCCACCATCAAGGGCGGGGTGCCGACACGCGCCTTCGTCGGCCTGGTCATGCTGGTCGTCATCGTGGCCATGTTCACCCTCTACGGCTGGCTGCTGTTCCCCATCCTCTACCCCGTCATGGCGGTCATCAGCCGGCAGGACGATCGCGCCTTCTGGACGTGGGAACTGTGGCTCAAGACCAAGGCCCTGGCACCAAACAGGCGGTATTGGGGCGCGGTCTCCTACTCTCCTCTTGCCTATAGCCCGCGACGCCCCTGGGCGCGGTGGGCGTCCCAAAGGTACCGATGA
- a CDS encoding VirB4 family type IV secretion/conjugal transfer ATPase, whose translation MGKLVPYSRHVTPTIIVTENWEYLSVWRIGGRTFEGYPDDELCTWLDELNNIIKGFPAGFGMWTHLVRRRVQEYPESAYPDAFSESHDAAYRRTFVGKPPMVNDLYLTVIVRANVDPALRMLSRFEKRTARDVHAWQSQAIEQLDDINRKLASALRRYGPDLLSIVERDTTDPDHPTDATRYTGRFSEPAEFFGFLLNGKTEPVPALEAKLSSYLPAARPFFASPGDQAEVRGTNWSRRFCMVEIREYCNATKPGHLNRLMKLPFEFVLTQSFGTLSLSDGLAALTRQIKWLEDSKDYSESQIADLKKARDQLRAGAFVMGDHHATLAVYGEDSEETLRNAADVISTLADREIIGRLVDRALIAAFYAQLPTNWRWRPRPATITSQNFLSFSSLHNYLFGKPSGNPWGPAVTMLKTAGGTPYYLNFHASLADADETGKRRLGNTSIIGQSGTGKTVLLGHLLTQARKFGYTGAVFDKDRGLQVAIMAMGGKYFPLQLGQPTGWNYLQLTPTPRNVAFMRKLTVQLAAEGEQTANLTEQREIAGAVQKLVDFIDMKDRRLTTLLQFLPAAPSRDGKLSLRDKLERWCHGHENGWVFDNPRDELDLSDADLFGFDLTEFLEQGAIRDAALTYLLYRTRQMIDGRRFVYCFDEVQHPLKVPFFQEMMQNESRTIRKDNGVFIFATQEPDAILANPVGRSLIQQSATALYLANPKGTAEEYIDGFKLTTAEFKMVCELGEFSRQFVVKQGESTVTAELDLSLCPEALLVFSGSTDMAALAEAAVAERGSDPSQWLPLYLQRAKEAGRT comes from the coding sequence ATGGGTAAGCTCGTACCGTACTCCCGCCATGTCACGCCGACGATCATCGTTACCGAGAACTGGGAGTACCTGTCCGTATGGCGAATTGGCGGACGGACCTTCGAAGGCTACCCGGACGACGAGCTGTGTACCTGGCTCGATGAACTGAACAACATCATCAAAGGCTTTCCGGCCGGATTCGGCATGTGGACGCATCTGGTGCGCCGGCGCGTGCAGGAATACCCGGAAAGCGCCTATCCCGACGCGTTCTCCGAATCGCACGATGCCGCATATCGGCGCACCTTCGTCGGCAAGCCGCCCATGGTCAACGATCTGTACCTGACGGTGATCGTTCGCGCGAACGTCGACCCTGCGCTGCGTATGCTCTCGCGCTTTGAGAAACGCACGGCCAGGGACGTACACGCCTGGCAGTCGCAGGCCATCGAACAGTTGGACGACATCAATCGGAAACTCGCAAGCGCCCTGCGTCGCTATGGTCCCGATCTGCTTTCGATTGTCGAGCGTGATACGACGGACCCAGACCACCCGACAGACGCCACACGCTACACGGGCCGCTTCTCCGAGCCAGCGGAGTTCTTTGGCTTTCTCCTCAACGGCAAGACCGAACCGGTCCCCGCACTCGAGGCAAAGCTGTCCAGCTATCTGCCGGCCGCGCGTCCATTCTTCGCCTCCCCTGGAGACCAGGCGGAAGTGCGGGGCACAAATTGGTCGCGGCGCTTCTGCATGGTCGAGATCCGCGAGTACTGCAACGCCACGAAGCCGGGGCACCTGAACCGGCTGATGAAGCTGCCCTTCGAGTTCGTGCTCACCCAGTCCTTCGGGACTTTGTCACTTTCCGACGGCCTGGCCGCCTTGACCCGGCAGATCAAATGGTTGGAGGACTCCAAGGATTATTCAGAATCCCAGATCGCGGATCTGAAAAAGGCACGCGACCAGCTGCGCGCAGGCGCCTTCGTGATGGGAGATCATCACGCTACCCTGGCCGTATACGGAGAGGACAGTGAAGAGACCCTGCGCAACGCCGCCGATGTAATCAGCACGCTCGCCGACCGCGAAATCATCGGACGCCTGGTGGATCGGGCGCTCATCGCCGCCTTCTATGCGCAGTTGCCCACGAATTGGCGGTGGCGCCCGAGGCCTGCCACCATCACCTCGCAGAACTTCCTGTCGTTCTCATCGCTGCACAACTATTTGTTCGGCAAGCCCAGCGGCAACCCCTGGGGACCCGCGGTCACGATGTTGAAGACCGCCGGCGGCACGCCCTATTACCTGAACTTCCATGCATCGCTGGCCGACGCGGATGAAACGGGAAAGCGGCGCCTGGGCAATACGTCCATCATCGGGCAGTCCGGCACAGGGAAGACGGTCCTGCTGGGTCATCTGCTCACCCAGGCCCGCAAGTTCGGGTACACGGGCGCCGTGTTCGACAAGGACCGCGGGCTGCAGGTCGCCATCATGGCCATGGGCGGCAAGTACTTCCCGCTGCAGCTGGGGCAGCCCACCGGTTGGAACTACCTGCAACTGACTCCCACGCCCAGGAATGTCGCCTTCATGCGCAAGCTCACCGTGCAGCTCGCAGCCGAGGGAGAACAGACCGCGAACCTCACCGAGCAGCGGGAAATCGCGGGCGCCGTGCAAAAGCTCGTGGACTTCATCGACATGAAGGATCGGCGTCTGACCACGCTCTTGCAATTCCTGCCCGCCGCGCCCAGCCGTGACGGCAAGCTTAGTCTGCGGGACAAGCTGGAACGCTGGTGTCACGGGCATGAGAACGGTTGGGTCTTCGACAACCCGCGCGATGAGCTGGACTTGTCCGACGCAGACCTGTTTGGCTTTGACCTGACGGAGTTCCTGGAGCAAGGCGCGATTCGGGATGCCGCGCTCACGTACCTGCTGTACCGCACCCGGCAGATGATCGACGGCCGGCGCTTCGTCTATTGCTTCGACGAGGTCCAGCATCCGCTGAAAGTGCCGTTCTTCCAGGAAATGATGCAGAACGAAAGCCGCACTATCCGGAAAGACAACGGCGTATTCATCTTCGCCACGCAGGAGCCCGACGCGATCCTCGCCAATCCGGTGGGACGGTCGCTCATCCAGCAATCGGCGACCGCGCTGTACCTGGCGAACCCGAAGGGTACGGCCGAGGAATACATCGACGGTTTCAAGCTCACCACGGCCGAATTCAAGATGGTGTGCGAACTGGGTGAGTTCTCTCGGCAATTCGTCGTCAAGCAAGGCGAGTCGACCGTCACCGCGGAACTGGATCTGAGCCTCTGCCCGGAAGCGCTGCTGGTCTTCTCCGGATCGACCGACATGGCGGCTCTCGCCGAGGCCGCTGTGGCCGAGCGTGGTTCCGACCCAAGCCAATGGCTACCCCTATATCTTCAACGCGCCAAAGAGGCGGGGAGAACGTGA
- a CDS encoding type IV secretion system protein: MQATLIHQRKRLTSWHTRCVQAMMVIFLANAALPVHATGIPTVDAANLAQNALNHIEDIAKYTEQIAVLKDQLESAQRRYAAITGTRNLGEILNDPSIRSTLPSDVQSILRRGSNSLGSLESSTQRILNEERLSGNYMVDRRALDQRAEDLAVRTKALLESAQSGTTARLQQLDSLQSQINLTTDPKAISDLQARLLVEQANIQADQMRADALSRQLQAEKALMEQQAQKLAAQSFSIDAIRAPLPGAQ, translated from the coding sequence ATGCAAGCCACCCTGATCCACCAACGCAAGCGCCTCACGTCATGGCATACGCGCTGCGTCCAAGCCATGATGGTGATTTTCCTAGCCAATGCGGCCTTGCCCGTCCATGCCACAGGGATTCCCACCGTGGACGCGGCGAATCTCGCGCAAAACGCCCTCAATCACATCGAGGACATCGCGAAATACACCGAGCAGATCGCGGTCCTCAAGGACCAGCTCGAAAGCGCCCAGCGGCGCTATGCGGCGATCACTGGCACGCGTAATCTCGGGGAGATCCTGAACGATCCCTCCATCCGCAGCACGTTGCCGAGCGATGTGCAGTCGATTTTGAGGCGGGGAAGCAACAGCCTCGGCTCTCTCGAAAGCTCCACACAGCGCATCTTGAACGAGGAGAGGCTGTCCGGGAACTACATGGTCGACCGGCGGGCGCTGGACCAGCGCGCAGAGGATCTGGCCGTGCGTACCAAGGCGCTGCTTGAATCGGCGCAATCGGGCACAACGGCGCGCCTGCAGCAACTCGACAGCCTTCAGTCGCAGATCAACCTGACCACCGATCCGAAGGCCATCTCGGACCTGCAGGCGAGGCTCCTGGTGGAACAAGCCAACATCCAGGCCGACCAGATGCGGGCCGACGCCCTGAGCCGGCAGTTGCAGGCTGAGAAAGCGCTCATGGAGCAGCAAGCACAGAAGCTCGCCGCGCAGTCCTTCAGCATCGACGCGATCCGTGCGCCGCTACCCGGAGCGCAGTAA
- a CDS encoding type IV secretion system protein, whose protein sequence is MALGAVQLTSLGSIARWMDASVTSMLEQVVTPMVSSVTAAILPFVTVCLSISLVWFGWLIATGAIPIPAMTALRKVVEIAVIVSIAGAGGLYQTRIVSTLLDLPSAISSVFTNGPSTPSQLLDDAANNGAEISTKINDRAPSFVSDAARALAFVVVSVIITVVSAVLSAVGIIVLVTIKAGMGIIAILGPPCLLALLFDKTKEYFRHWLNQALYYAIYGAIFMVIFSIIIGMFGMLQQGLLATAGADQINIFSMLTALVIFVAGAKFMLEQVSTIAQQITGGKGGGFSVPFVGRIG, encoded by the coding sequence ATGGCACTCGGCGCGGTTCAACTCACAAGCCTGGGCAGTATCGCGCGCTGGATGGATGCTTCGGTGACGTCCATGCTGGAACAGGTCGTCACCCCCATGGTCAGCTCCGTGACTGCCGCCATACTGCCCTTCGTGACCGTATGCCTGTCGATCAGCCTCGTCTGGTTTGGATGGTTGATTGCCACCGGAGCCATTCCCATCCCCGCGATGACAGCTCTGCGGAAAGTCGTCGAAATTGCGGTCATCGTGTCGATTGCCGGTGCGGGCGGGCTGTATCAAACCCGGATCGTCAGCACCTTGCTCGATCTGCCTTCTGCAATTTCCAGCGTCTTCACGAACGGCCCGTCCACACCGTCGCAATTGCTGGATGACGCGGCAAACAATGGCGCTGAGATAAGCACCAAGATCAACGATCGTGCGCCGTCGTTCGTCAGTGACGCCGCACGCGCCCTCGCATTCGTTGTCGTCTCGGTGATTATTACGGTCGTGTCTGCCGTTCTCAGTGCGGTGGGAATCATCGTGCTGGTGACCATCAAGGCCGGCATGGGAATCATTGCCATATTGGGGCCACCCTGCCTGTTGGCCCTTCTATTTGATAAAACCAAAGAATATTTCAGGCACTGGCTGAATCAAGCTCTCTATTACGCCATATATGGCGCGATCTTTATGGTCATATTCAGCATCATCATCGGAATGTTTGGCATGCTGCAGCAGGGACTCCTCGCCACTGCCGGAGCTGATCAGATCAATATCTTCTCGATGTTGACGGCTCTTGTCATCTTCGTAGCAGGCGCGAAGTTTATGCTGGAACAAGTATCGACAATCGCCCAGCAAATTACTGGAGGAAAAGGAGGCGGCTTTTCAGTGCCATTTGTCGGCAGGATCGGCTAA